One stretch of Prochlorococcus marinus XMU1402 DNA includes these proteins:
- the dnaK gene encoding molecular chaperone DnaK — protein sequence MGKVVGIDLGTTNSCVAVMEGGKPTVIANAEGFRTTPSVVAYTKNQDQLVGQIAKRQAVMNPENTFYSAKRFVGRRVDEVNEESKEVSYAVEKSGSSVKLKCPILDKQFSPEEVSSQVLRKLADDAGKYLGEKVTQAVITVPAYFNDSQRQATKDAGKIAGLEVLRIVNEPTAAALAYGLDKENEKILVFDLGGGTFDVSVIEAGDGVTEVLSTSGDTHLGGDDFDRCIVDHLASTFKSNEGIDLRQDKQALQRLTEAAEKAKIELSNATQSEINLPFITATPEGPKHLDLNLTRAKFEELAASLIDRCKTPVERAISDAKISTNEIDEVVMVGGSSRIPAVLDLVKKIIGKDPNQTVNPDEVVAVGAAIQGGVLAGEVKDILLLDVTPLSLGVETLGGVMTKMINRNTTVPTKKSETYSTAVDGQTNVEIHVLQGEREMASDNKSLGTFKLDGIPSAPRGVPQIEVTFDIDANGILSVTAKDKGSGKEQSISITGASTLSDNEVEKMVKDAESNASADKEKREKIDLKNQAETLVYQTEKQLGELGDKIDAAAKSKVEEKSNALKEATSKEDYESMKKLLEELQQELYAVGSSVYQQPGNQPPSSGAAGGPDQSDSNQKGGDDVIDADFTETKD from the coding sequence ATGGGGAAGGTTGTAGGAATTGATTTAGGAACAACTAATAGTTGTGTCGCTGTAATGGAAGGTGGTAAACCTACTGTAATAGCAAATGCTGAAGGTTTCAGAACTACTCCATCAGTTGTTGCATATACAAAAAATCAAGATCAGCTTGTTGGACAAATCGCAAAAAGACAAGCTGTTATGAATCCTGAAAATACTTTTTATTCTGCAAAGCGTTTTGTTGGTAGAAGAGTTGATGAAGTAAATGAAGAATCTAAAGAAGTTAGTTATGCTGTTGAAAAATCTGGTTCTAGTGTCAAATTAAAATGTCCTATATTGGATAAGCAGTTTTCCCCTGAAGAGGTAAGTTCTCAAGTTTTAAGAAAGTTAGCAGATGATGCGGGTAAATACCTTGGTGAAAAGGTTACACAGGCTGTAATTACTGTTCCAGCTTATTTTAATGACTCTCAGAGACAAGCTACAAAAGATGCAGGAAAGATTGCAGGTTTAGAAGTTCTAAGAATTGTAAATGAGCCAACCGCTGCAGCTTTAGCATATGGTTTGGATAAGGAAAATGAAAAAATTCTTGTATTTGACTTAGGGGGAGGAACATTTGATGTCTCAGTTATTGAAGCTGGTGATGGAGTAACTGAAGTCTTATCTACATCTGGAGATACACATTTAGGTGGTGATGATTTTGATAGATGTATCGTAGATCACTTAGCAAGTACTTTTAAATCAAATGAGGGAATTGATCTCAGACAAGATAAGCAAGCTTTGCAAAGATTGACTGAAGCTGCAGAAAAAGCAAAAATAGAGCTCTCAAATGCTACGCAAAGTGAGATAAATTTACCTTTTATTACAGCCACGCCTGAAGGACCAAAACATTTAGATTTGAACCTTACTAGAGCAAAGTTCGAGGAATTAGCAGCTTCTTTAATTGATAGGTGTAAGACCCCAGTTGAGAGAGCTATAAGCGATGCAAAAATTTCTACTAATGAAATTGATGAAGTTGTTATGGTCGGAGGCTCATCTAGAATACCTGCTGTTCTAGATTTAGTGAAAAAAATAATTGGTAAAGATCCAAATCAAACCGTTAATCCTGATGAGGTAGTAGCTGTTGGAGCTGCAATTCAGGGAGGAGTTTTAGCAGGAGAGGTTAAAGATATATTGTTGCTTGACGTTACTCCACTTTCTCTAGGTGTAGAGACTCTTGGCGGAGTAATGACAAAAATGATAAATCGTAATACTACTGTACCTACAAAGAAATCTGAAACATATTCAACTGCTGTAGACGGTCAAACAAATGTTGAAATACACGTTTTACAAGGTGAAAGAGAAATGGCTTCTGATAACAAAAGCTTAGGAACCTTTAAATTGGATGGAATACCGTCAGCACCAAGAGGAGTTCCGCAAATTGAAGTTACATTTGATATCGATGCAAATGGAATCCTTAGTGTTACTGCTAAAGATAAAGGAAGTGGTAAAGAGCAAAGTATTTCTATCACTGGTGCTTCTACTTTATCTGATAATGAAGTTGAAAAAATGGTAAAAGATGCTGAATCAAATGCATCTGCAGATAAAGAAAAAAGAGAAAAAATTGATTTAAAAAATCAAGCTGAAACACTTGTCTATCAAACGGAAAAGCAACTTGGTGAGTTAGGAGACAAAATAGATGCTGCAGCAAAGTCCAAAGTTGAAGAAAAAAGTAATGCTTTAAAAGAAGCAACTTCAAAAGAAGATTATGAATCAATGAAAAAACTTCTTGAAGAACTCCAGCAAGAACTTTACGCAGTTGGTTCATCTGTTTATCAGCAACCAGGCAATCAGCCTCCATCATCTGGCGCAGCAGGCGGTCCTGATCAGAGTGATTCAAATCAAAAAGGTGGAGATGATGTAATTGATGCAGACTTCACTGAAACAAAAGATTAG
- the purU gene encoding formyltetrahydrofolate deformylase, with the protein MEHPSIIFKIVCPDRPGLVSLLTSWISNYGGNIKHSDHHTDQDAGLFLSRIEWNSNNESFNRDEIYKEFEKIADEVNGQFNVNYSDEIPNVAIFVSKQNHCLIDLLWRVRNGELKMKVPLIISNHSHLENIANDFNAKFVHIDTFKTNKTIVEDQFLNLLKEYDIDLVVLAKYMQILSDSFLKKFSSIINIHHSFLPAFKGGQPYHRAWKRGVKLIGATAHYVTEDLDEGPIIEQCTVNVSHRDEVDDLIRKGRDIERIALARAVRLHLNHQVFVYNSKTAVFD; encoded by the coding sequence TTGGAACATCCTTCAATTATATTCAAAATTGTTTGTCCCGATCGTCCTGGCCTTGTAAGTTTACTTACAAGTTGGATTTCAAATTACGGTGGCAACATAAAACATTCTGATCATCATACAGATCAAGATGCAGGTTTGTTTCTTAGTCGAATTGAATGGAATAGTAACAATGAATCTTTTAATAGAGATGAAATTTATAAAGAATTTGAAAAAATTGCAGATGAAGTAAATGGACAATTTAATGTAAATTATTCTGATGAAATCCCAAATGTTGCTATTTTCGTGAGTAAACAAAATCATTGTTTGATTGATTTACTTTGGCGAGTAAGAAATGGAGAACTCAAAATGAAAGTTCCTTTAATAATTTCAAATCATTCTCATCTTGAAAATATTGCAAATGACTTTAATGCAAAATTTGTACATATTGATACCTTTAAAACTAATAAAACTATTGTTGAAGATCAATTTTTAAATTTACTAAAAGAATATGACATTGATCTTGTTGTATTAGCTAAATATATGCAAATTTTGAGTGACTCTTTTTTAAAAAAGTTTTCTTCAATAATAAATATTCATCATTCTTTCTTACCTGCATTTAAGGGCGGGCAACCATATCATAGAGCATGGAAGAGAGGTGTTAAATTAATCGGTGCTACTGCTCACTATGTTACTGAAGATCTTGATGAAGGCCCTATAATAGAGCAATGTACAGTTAATGTAAGTCATAGGGATGAAGTTGATGATTTGATTAGAAAAGGAAGAGATATTGAAAGAATAGCTTTAGCAAGAGCAGTTAGATTACATCTAAATCATCAGGTATTCGTCTATAACAGCAAAACTGCTGTTTTTGATTGA
- a CDS encoding shikimate dehydrogenase, producing the protein MISSKTSFIALIGNPVSHSLSPIMQNAAFKYLGLDLIYIAIPCKDKDLELVLNTLKKINCKGLNITIPHKERVFNLCSEISPIARKLKAINTLKLNSEKEWSATNTDVEGFIYPLKKLNLKKKQSIVLGSGGAARSVIQGLINLNLSKISVISRNKSSLNELIKNFENKIKLQGLLSNNNQAQNLIEEADLIVNTTPVGMKTAKYEMDVLPYGDSFWRSLNSQTIVYDLIYNPSPTHLLKLSSSKGCMTIDGLQMLVAQGMKSLSFWTNGLEVPFNIMNEAIKNDL; encoded by the coding sequence ATGATTTCAAGTAAAACATCTTTTATTGCATTAATTGGGAATCCAGTAAGCCATTCTTTATCGCCGATTATGCAAAATGCTGCCTTTAAATATTTAGGCCTAGATTTAATTTATATAGCAATACCTTGTAAAGATAAAGATCTAGAATTAGTTTTGAATACTTTGAAAAAAATTAATTGTAAAGGTCTAAATATTACAATTCCTCATAAAGAAAGAGTATTCAACCTTTGTAGTGAAATTTCACCTATTGCAAGAAAACTGAAAGCAATAAATACTCTAAAGTTAAATTCTGAAAAAGAATGGAGTGCTACTAATACAGATGTAGAAGGATTTATTTATCCGTTAAAGAAATTAAACTTAAAAAAAAAGCAATCTATTGTTCTTGGCTCCGGTGGTGCAGCACGATCTGTAATTCAAGGATTAATAAATTTAAATCTTTCAAAGATTTCAGTTATATCACGAAACAAATCATCACTAAATGAATTAATAAAAAATTTTGAAAATAAAATTAAACTTCAAGGTTTGTTAAGTAATAACAATCAAGCTCAAAATTTAATTGAAGAAGCAGATTTAATTGTAAATACAACACCCGTAGGAATGAAAACAGCAAAATATGAAATGGATGTATTACCATATGGGGATTCTTTTTGGAGATCTCTGAACTCACAAACAATTGTTTATGATTTAATTTATAATCCTTCACCAACTCACTTATTGAAACTTAGCTCCAGCAAAGGATGCATGACTATCGATGGTTTGCAAATGCTTGTTGCTCAAGGAATGAAATCATTATCATTTTGGACAAATGGATTAGAAGTACCTTTTAATATTATGAATGAAGCAATCAAAAATGATCTT
- a CDS encoding FAD-dependent oxidoreductase — protein sequence MKSLKENFQKANIVIIGSGIIGKFNALELSELGFQVTIIDPTQLQNSSNAALGLIMGNMYQKRKGRSWDLRKQSIELWPQWITFLQKFNYELNIEKPLIQLTTNEEKFKKLEKFVYENNDPTLLILERDSILIKKINKAFQTKNIKGMISFKDGRINALSLLQTLDKYLKHKKVNYLQGEIIKIKKSNNQWISTTRNNENIKSDMVILCNSLKAIDLIDSRSHNIKLKPVLGQAMEIEINDAEVDLLSLPKQFNINGINLIPKLKNKLIIGSTDEYSTKPGKNTFEKLTNFLDKKPNWLEKGKISKKWYGIRAKPDGEPSPIMKNLEDGLIICTGFYKNGILLAPACSKWVANEIKTYLY from the coding sequence ATGAAAAGCTTAAAAGAAAATTTTCAAAAAGCAAACATAGTTATTATTGGATCAGGGATTATTGGAAAATTTAACGCTTTAGAATTATCAGAATTAGGTTTCCAGGTAACGATAATAGATCCAACTCAACTCCAAAATAGTAGTAATGCAGCTTTAGGCTTGATAATGGGCAATATGTATCAAAAAAGAAAGGGCAGAAGCTGGGATCTCAGGAAACAAAGCATTGAATTATGGCCACAATGGATTACGTTCCTACAAAAATTTAATTATGAATTAAATATCGAAAAACCATTAATACAACTAACTACTAATGAAGAAAAGTTTAAAAAATTAGAGAAATTTGTTTATGAAAATAATGATCCAACGTTACTAATTTTAGAAAGAGACTCAATATTAATCAAGAAAATAAATAAAGCCTTCCAAACAAAAAATATAAAAGGAATGATCTCCTTCAAAGATGGAAGAATAAATGCTTTATCGTTACTTCAAACATTAGATAAATATCTAAAACATAAAAAAGTAAATTATTTACAAGGAGAAATAATAAAAATAAAAAAATCAAACAATCAATGGATTTCTACAACAAGGAATAATGAAAATATCAAATCTGACATGGTTATTTTGTGCAATTCACTAAAAGCGATTGATTTAATAGATAGCCGATCTCACAACATCAAATTAAAGCCTGTTTTAGGTCAAGCTATGGAAATTGAGATTAATGATGCAGAAGTTGATTTGTTATCGCTGCCAAAACAATTCAATATAAATGGTATAAATTTAATTCCAAAATTAAAAAATAAGCTAATTATTGGATCAACTGACGAATATAGTACTAAGCCAGGAAAAAATACATTCGAAAAACTCACAAATTTTCTCGATAAAAAACCAAATTGGCTAGAGAAAGGAAAAATTTCTAAAAAGTGGTACGGTATTAGGGCAAAACCAGATGGTGAGCCTTCACCAATAATGAAAAATCTTGAAGATGGACTAATTATATGTACAGGTTTTTATAAAAATGGGATTTTACTGGCTCCCGCTTGTTCTAAATGGGTTGCTAATGAAATTAAAACTTACCTTTACTAA